From the Pseudomonas baltica genome, one window contains:
- a CDS encoding polysaccharide deacetylase, with product MAKEILVSIGVDVDAVAGWLGSYGGEDSPDDISRGMFAGEVGAPRLLKLFKKYDLRTTWFIPGHSVETFPEQMKAVAEAGHEVGIHGYSHENPIAMTAEQEEIVLDKSIALITELTGRRPTGYVAPWWEFSRVSNELLLKKGIKYDHSLMHNDFSPYYVRVGDTWTKIDYSQHPDTWMKPLVRGEETDLVEIPANWYLDDLPPMMFIKKSPNSHGFVNPRHLEEMWRDQFDWVYREHDYAVFPITIHPDVSGRPQVLLMLERFIEHMQGHAGVRFVTMDEIADDFIKRQPRQR from the coding sequence ATGGCTAAAGAAATTCTGGTATCGATCGGCGTCGACGTCGACGCGGTGGCTGGCTGGCTCGGTTCGTACGGCGGCGAAGATTCGCCGGACGATATCTCCCGCGGCATGTTCGCCGGCGAAGTCGGTGCACCGCGCCTGCTCAAGCTGTTCAAGAAATACGATCTGCGCACCACCTGGTTCATCCCCGGCCACTCGGTAGAAACCTTCCCCGAGCAGATGAAGGCCGTCGCCGAGGCGGGCCACGAAGTCGGCATCCATGGCTACAGCCATGAAAATCCGATCGCCATGACCGCCGAGCAGGAGGAGATCGTCCTCGACAAGTCCATCGCGTTGATCACCGAACTGACGGGCCGTCGCCCCACCGGTTACGTCGCGCCCTGGTGGGAATTCAGCCGCGTCAGCAACGAGTTGCTGCTGAAAAAAGGCATCAAGTACGACCACAGCCTGATGCACAACGACTTCAGCCCCTACTACGTGCGAGTTGGTGATACCTGGACCAAGATCGACTACAGCCAGCACCCCGACACCTGGATGAAACCACTGGTGCGCGGCGAAGAAACCGACCTGGTCGAAATCCCGGCCAACTGGTACCTCGACGACCTGCCACCGATGATGTTCATCAAGAAATCGCCGAACAGCCACGGCTTCGTCAACCCGCGTCATCTGGAAGAAATGTGGCGCGATCAGTTCGACTGGGTCTACCGCGAACATGACTACGCCGTGTTCCCGATCACCATCCACCCCGATGTCTCCGGTCGCCCACAGGTGCTGTTGATGCTCGAACGCTTTATCGAGCACATGCAAGGCCATGCCGGTGTGCGCTTCGTGACCATGGATGAAATCGCCGACGACTTCATCAAACGCCAACCCCGCCAGCGCTGA
- a CDS encoding GTP-binding protein, with protein sequence MSIPLNVITGFLGSGKTTLLKRLLSDQALGDTVVLINEFGEVGLDHLLIEAIAPDAILLPSGCVCCSVRGDLKAALLTLEGRRQRGELPAFHRVLLETTGLADPAPILATLAKDANLRGHYHLGLMITVVDALHAELQERLHPEWLAQVAAADRLLLSKDDLVPGDVLEQLRERLMQLNGDAPQRLSRDVGGGDELLWGEGLGGARIEAEVARWQLLKPFDSLRHGEAQVCCLTLDEPLDWMAFGVWLSMLLRCHGERVLRVKGILEVINSDQPIVIHGVQHCLHAPLHLPRWPTGERGSRLVFIVRGLDPDLLRRSFAAFLQPPSLAA encoded by the coding sequence ATGAGTATCCCGCTGAACGTCATCACCGGCTTCCTCGGCAGCGGCAAGACCACCCTGCTCAAGCGCTTGCTCAGTGACCAGGCACTGGGTGATACCGTGGTGCTGATCAACGAGTTCGGCGAAGTCGGCCTGGACCATCTGCTGATCGAAGCAATAGCCCCCGACGCGATACTGCTGCCCAGCGGTTGCGTGTGCTGCTCGGTGCGCGGCGACCTCAAGGCCGCACTGCTCACGCTTGAAGGGCGCCGCCAGCGCGGTGAGCTGCCGGCCTTTCACCGGGTGTTGCTGGAAACCACCGGCCTGGCCGACCCAGCGCCCATCCTCGCGACCTTGGCCAAGGACGCCAATCTGCGCGGTCATTACCATCTGGGCTTGATGATTACCGTGGTCGATGCCTTGCACGCCGAACTGCAGGAACGCCTGCATCCGGAGTGGCTGGCGCAGGTCGCTGCCGCCGATCGCTTGTTGCTGAGCAAGGACGATCTGGTCCCTGGCGACGTGCTGGAGCAGTTGCGCGAGCGGCTCATGCAGCTCAACGGCGATGCCCCGCAGCGGCTCAGCCGCGACGTGGGCGGTGGCGACGAACTGCTGTGGGGCGAGGGGCTTGGCGGCGCCAGGATAGAGGCTGAAGTCGCCCGCTGGCAGTTGCTCAAACCGTTCGACAGCCTGCGCCATGGCGAGGCCCAGGTATGCTGCCTGACCCTCGACGAACCGCTGGACTGGATGGCCTTCGGCGTGTGGCTTTCCATGCTGTTAAGATGCCACGGTGAACGTGTTCTCAGAGTCAAGGGCATCCTCGAAGTGATCAACAGCGACCAACCCATCGTTATTCACGGCGTGCAGCATTGCCTGCACGCCCCACTGCATTTGCCCCGCTGGCCCACTGGCGAGCGCGGCTCGCGGCTGGTGTTCATCGTTCGCGGCCTGGACCCCGACCTGCTGCGCCGCTCGTTCGCCGCCTTTCTACAACCGCCGAGCCTGGCCGCATGA
- a CDS encoding extracellular solute-binding protein: MSEPITLRVLGTSVTLIESIRQRAEEELGIRLVYQIHEVQQAQRIAVMHPDSYDLYDQWFHNVDLVWPARAIQPIDTRRLALWEEINDLPKRGRLNPDDRLATGSLPCDRLFVQHDGNLGNRPGEFISMLPLTHNADSFAYRPERLPAGLAGAEESWSWLVDEQWCGRIALQSDASIGALDAALAVQAAGLASFNNIGNLDLDEIDRLAKVLIEKQRHGHFAGFWSDGQEAGELMLQPRIDIQSLWSPTLMQLHRAGVQYRLAVPKEGYRAWFGGLSLSRCAQGRVRDAAYAYLNWWLAGWPGAVMARQGFYISNPLRARDHLSAAEWDYWYDGKPAREELPGSDGLPLIDVGLCREGGSYAQRMGHISVWNSVMDEHNYLVRRWADFLRSGTR, encoded by the coding sequence ATGAGCGAACCCATCACCCTGCGAGTACTTGGCACCTCGGTCACGCTGATCGAATCCATCCGCCAGCGCGCCGAAGAGGAACTGGGGATCCGCCTGGTCTATCAGATTCATGAAGTGCAGCAGGCCCAACGCATCGCCGTCATGCACCCGGACAGCTACGACCTCTACGACCAATGGTTTCATAACGTCGACCTGGTCTGGCCGGCACGCGCGATACAACCCATCGACACCCGCCGCCTGGCGCTGTGGGAAGAAATCAACGACCTGCCCAAACGTGGGCGCTTGAACCCCGACGATCGCCTGGCCACCGGCAGCCTGCCGTGCGATCGCCTGTTCGTGCAGCACGATGGCAATCTGGGCAACCGTCCTGGCGAGTTCATCAGCATGCTGCCCCTCACCCACAATGCCGACAGTTTCGCCTATCGCCCGGAGCGCCTGCCGGCGGGCCTGGCGGGTGCCGAGGAGAGCTGGTCGTGGCTGGTGGATGAACAATGGTGTGGACGCATCGCCTTGCAGAGCGACGCATCGATCGGCGCCCTCGATGCGGCCCTCGCGGTACAGGCAGCGGGTTTGGCCAGCTTCAACAATATCGGCAACCTTGATCTGGATGAAATCGACCGCCTGGCCAAAGTGTTGATAGAAAAACAGCGCCACGGACACTTTGCCGGGTTCTGGTCCGATGGGCAGGAGGCCGGCGAGTTGATGTTGCAACCGCGCATCGATATCCAGAGCCTGTGGTCGCCCACCCTCATGCAATTGCACCGCGCTGGCGTGCAATATCGCCTGGCGGTGCCCAAGGAAGGTTACCGCGCCTGGTTCGGCGGCCTGTCGCTGTCGCGCTGCGCACAGGGCCGCGTACGTGATGCGGCCTATGCGTACCTGAACTGGTGGCTGGCGGGCTGGCCCGGCGCGGTCATGGCCCGACAAGGGTTCTATATCTCCAATCCGTTGCGCGCACGGGACCATTTGAGCGCGGCCGAATGGGATTACTGGTATGACGGCAAGCCAGCGCGCGAGGAACTGCCCGGTAGCGACGGCTTGCCGTTGATTGACGTTGGCCTGTGTCGGGAAGGTGGTTCCTATGCCCAACGCATGGGCCACATCAGCGTCTGGAACTCGGTGATGGACGAACACAACTACCTGGTCAGGCGCTGGGCGGACTTCTTGCGCTCGGGGACTCGCTAA
- the dusA gene encoding tRNA dihydrouridine(20/20a) synthase DusA — protein MLENVAERHVKPAAEPSRRFSVAPMMDWTDRHCRHFLRLLSRNTLLYTEMVTTGALLHGDTDRFLRYDDTQHPLALQLGGSNPSDLAACAKIAEQYGYDEVNLNVGCPSDRVQNNMIGACLMGHPALVADCVKAMRDAVSIPITVKHRIGINGRDSYAELCDFVGQVSEAGCGSFTVHARIAILEGLSPKENRDIPPLRYDVAAQLKQDFAALEIVLNGGIKTLADCHTHLQTFDGVMLGREAYHNPYLLAEVDQQLFGSTAPVITRSEALDQLRPYIAKHVAEGGTMHHVTRHVLGLALGFPGARKFRQMLSVDIHKHPDPLQVLDQAALIIEGR, from the coding sequence ATGTTAGAAAATGTAGCTGAACGCCACGTAAAACCTGCTGCGGAGCCCTCCCGCCGCTTCAGCGTTGCACCTATGATGGACTGGACAGACCGCCACTGCCGCCACTTCCTGCGCCTTCTGTCCCGCAACACCCTCCTCTACACCGAAATGGTCACCACCGGCGCCCTGCTTCATGGCGACACCGACCGCTTCCTGCGTTACGACGACACTCAGCATCCCCTGGCCCTGCAGTTAGGCGGCAGCAACCCCTCCGACCTCGCCGCATGCGCGAAGATCGCCGAGCAATACGGCTACGACGAGGTAAACCTCAACGTCGGCTGCCCGAGCGACCGGGTGCAGAACAACATGATCGGGGCCTGCCTGATGGGCCACCCCGCCCTTGTGGCAGATTGCGTCAAGGCCATGCGCGACGCGGTGTCGATCCCCATCACGGTCAAGCATCGCATTGGCATCAACGGCCGCGATTCCTACGCCGAGCTGTGCGATTTCGTTGGACAGGTGAGCGAAGCCGGCTGCGGCAGTTTCACCGTGCATGCGCGCATCGCCATCCTCGAAGGCCTGTCGCCGAAGGAAAATCGCGATATCCCGCCGCTGCGCTATGACGTCGCCGCTCAGTTGAAACAGGATTTTGCGGCGCTGGAGATCGTGCTCAACGGCGGTATCAAGACGCTTGCCGACTGCCACACGCATTTGCAGACGTTCGATGGCGTGATGCTGGGTCGCGAGGCATATCACAACCCGTATCTGCTGGCTGAGGTCGACCAGCAACTTTTCGGCAGCACGGCGCCGGTGATTACCCGCAGCGAAGCACTAGACCAGTTGCGCCCGTATATCGCCAAGCACGTGGCCGAGGGCGGTACGATGCACCATGTGACCCGCCACGTACTGGGGCTGGCGCTGGGCTTCCCAGGGGCGCGCAAGTTCCGCCAGATGCTGTCGGTGGATATTCATAAGCACCCTGACCCGTTGCAGGTGCTGGACCAAGCGGCGCTGATCATCGAGGGTAGATGA
- a CDS encoding MFS transporter: MPTAVLDSRPALSADWQPQYLTSGDVKYATWIAFFAWVFAVYDFILFGTLLPVMGEHFNWNQATQAEIATWVALGGAVVAFAVGPVVDRLGRRAGIIFTVTGSALCSLLTAFTAGMGKGALIGVRSVAGLGYAEEGVNATYLTEIYAASTDPKLIKRRGFIYSLVQSGWPVGALIAAGLTALLLPQIGWQGCFVFAAIPAFVVAFLARKLKESPQFQVHLRIAQLRKAGHEAQAQLLANTHGVDYHEHAKAGIAAAFRGPALRATLVLSIALLLNWSAIQVFSVLGTSVIVSVHHVSFQNSLWILVLSNLVGFCGYLFHGWLGDRIGRRNTVALGWMCGGVAFAAMIYGPSDLVTVVTLYSVGLFFLNGPYSALLFFMSESFPTSIRATGGAIVHAMGPIGAVSAGLGITGVLTAGGEWYSAAIWFGAVPCFLSGLVMLAARHVAPDSVK; the protein is encoded by the coding sequence ATGCCCACCGCTGTTTTAGACTCCCGACCCGCGCTCAGCGCTGACTGGCAACCCCAGTACCTGACGTCGGGTGACGTCAAATACGCGACCTGGATCGCTTTCTTCGCCTGGGTATTCGCGGTCTATGACTTCATCCTGTTCGGCACCCTGCTGCCGGTCATGGGTGAGCACTTCAACTGGAACCAGGCCACCCAGGCCGAGATCGCCACCTGGGTAGCGTTGGGAGGGGCCGTGGTGGCCTTCGCGGTCGGGCCAGTGGTCGATCGACTGGGGCGGCGCGCGGGGATCATCTTTACCGTGACCGGCTCGGCGCTGTGCTCGTTGCTGACCGCCTTCACGGCCGGTATGGGCAAGGGCGCGCTGATCGGCGTGCGTTCGGTGGCGGGCCTGGGCTATGCCGAGGAAGGCGTCAACGCGACCTACCTGACCGAGATCTACGCCGCGTCCACCGATCCCAAACTGATCAAGCGCCGTGGCTTCATCTACAGCCTGGTACAGAGCGGCTGGCCAGTCGGTGCGCTGATTGCGGCGGGCCTGACAGCGTTGCTGCTGCCCCAGATCGGCTGGCAGGGCTGCTTCGTGTTTGCCGCCATTCCGGCCTTCGTGGTGGCGTTCCTGGCCCGCAAGCTCAAGGAAAGCCCGCAGTTCCAGGTGCATTTGCGCATCGCTCAACTGCGCAAGGCCGGCCATGAAGCCCAAGCTCAGCTGCTGGCCAACACCCACGGCGTGGATTATCACGAGCACGCCAAGGCCGGCATCGCAGCCGCCTTTCGTGGTCCGGCGTTGCGCGCCACCCTGGTGCTGAGCATCGCGCTGCTGCTGAACTGGTCCGCCATCCAGGTATTCAGCGTACTGGGCACCTCGGTGATCGTCAGTGTTCACCATGTGTCATTCCAGAACTCGCTGTGGATCCTGGTGTTGTCCAACCTGGTGGGTTTCTGCGGCTACCTGTTCCACGGCTGGCTGGGCGATCGCATCGGTCGACGCAACACCGTGGCCTTGGGCTGGATGTGTGGTGGCGTGGCCTTCGCCGCGATGATCTATGGCCCGAGTGATCTGGTCACCGTGGTCACCCTGTACAGCGTGGGGCTGTTTTTTCTCAACGGGCCTTACTCGGCGCTGCTGTTCTTCATGAGCGAAAGCTTCCCTACCAGTATCCGCGCTACCGGCGGTGCCATCGTCCATGCCATGGGGCCGATCGGCGCCGTGTCGGCCGGGCTGGGCATCACCGGCGTGTTGACGGCGGGTGGCGAGTGGTACAGCGCGGCCATCTGGTTTGGCGCAGTGCCGTGCTTTCTGTCCGGGTTGGTGATGCTGGCCGCCCGTCACGTCGCCCCTGACAGCGTTAAATGA
- a CDS encoding SDR family NAD(P)-dependent oxidoreductase, which produces MTDSHNLPVALVTGAASGIGQALAVTYAQRGVRVVGGYFPADPHDHQDTLKRVAATGGECIMLPLDVTDTTSVDALAAAAMEHFGRLDYAVANAGLLRAAPLLEMTDERWNELLNVDLTGVMRTFRAAARHMGDGGAMVAISSIAGGVYGWQDHSHYAAAKAGVPGLCRSLAVELAPRGIRCNAVIPGLIETPQSLDAKNSLGSEGLAKAARSIPLGRVGRADEVAALVAFLTSTEASYLTGQSIIVDGGLTVRWPD; this is translated from the coding sequence ATGACTGATTCACACAACCTTCCCGTGGCGTTGGTGACTGGCGCTGCCAGTGGTATCGGCCAGGCGTTGGCCGTGACCTATGCCCAACGCGGTGTACGGGTGGTGGGCGGCTATTTTCCGGCTGACCCGCACGACCATCAAGATACCTTGAAGCGCGTTGCCGCGACAGGTGGCGAGTGCATCATGCTGCCGCTGGATGTGACCGATACCACATCGGTCGACGCCCTGGCCGCTGCTGCCATGGAACATTTCGGCCGCCTTGATTACGCCGTCGCCAACGCCGGCCTGTTGCGCGCCGCGCCGCTGCTGGAGATGACCGACGAGCGCTGGAATGAACTGCTCAACGTCGATCTGACCGGGGTCATGCGGACCTTCCGCGCGGCCGCGCGCCATATGGGCGACGGTGGCGCGATGGTCGCCATTTCGTCCATTGCCGGCGGCGTATATGGCTGGCAGGACCACTCGCACTACGCCGCTGCCAAGGCCGGCGTGCCGGGGCTGTGCCGATCGCTGGCGGTGGAGCTGGCACCTCGGGGCATCCGCTGCAACGCGGTGATCCCGGGGCTGATCGAAACCCCGCAGTCGCTCGATGCGAAAAATTCGCTTGGCTCCGAAGGCCTGGCCAAGGCCGCGCGCAGCATTCCCCTGGGCCGCGTCGGCCGCGCCGATGAGGTCGCGGCGCTGGTGGCCTTTCTGACATCGACCGAGGCCAGTTACCTCACCGGGCAAAGCATCATCGTCGACGGTGGCCTCACCGTTCGCTGGCCGGATTGA
- a CDS encoding SDR family NAD(P)-dependent oxidoreductase — protein sequence MQRTLTTPLAGRRAVITGAASGIGAAIAMAYAQAGASLVLADRNGAALQDVAATCRALGSTVHECIADVGKRSGAQAGVDACVQAFGGIDILVNNAGMLTQAKCIDLTQEMWDDMLRVDLTSVFIASQRALPHMLAQRWGRIINVASQLGIKGGAELTHYAAAKAGVIGFTKSLALEVSKDNVLVNAIAPGPITTALVDDLSQAWKTAKAKELPLGRFGLAEEVAPIAVLLASEPGGNLFVGQTLGPNSGDVMP from the coding sequence ATGCAAAGAACCCTTACTACCCCGCTCGCCGGGCGCCGCGCCGTGATCACCGGTGCCGCCAGCGGTATCGGCGCGGCCATTGCCATGGCTTACGCACAGGCGGGTGCCAGCCTGGTGCTGGCCGACCGCAACGGCGCCGCGCTGCAAGACGTGGCCGCCACTTGCCGCGCGCTGGGTTCGACGGTACATGAATGCATTGCCGACGTCGGTAAGCGCAGTGGTGCCCAAGCCGGCGTGGACGCCTGCGTGCAGGCCTTCGGCGGTATCGATATTCTGGTCAACAACGCCGGTATGCTGACCCAGGCCAAGTGCATCGACCTGACTCAGGAGATGTGGGACGACATGCTGCGCGTCGACCTCACCAGCGTCTTCATCGCCAGCCAGCGTGCCCTGCCGCACATGCTTGCGCAGCGCTGGGGGCGGATCATCAACGTCGCCTCGCAACTGGGCATCAAGGGCGGCGCCGAGCTGACCCACTATGCCGCGGCCAAGGCCGGCGTCATTGGCTTCACCAAGTCGCTGGCGCTGGAAGTGTCCAAGGACAACGTTCTGGTCAATGCCATCGCCCCCGGACCGATCACCACGGCGCTGGTGGACGACTTGAGCCAGGCCTGGAAAACCGCCAAGGCCAAGGAGCTGCCCCTGGGGCGATTCGGGCTGGCCGAAGAAGTCGCGCCGATTGCCGTGCTGCTCGCCAGCGAGCCGGGCGGCAACCTGTTTGTCGGGCAGACGCTGGGGCCTAATTCCGGCGATGTGATGCCTTGA